A DNA window from Purpureocillium takamizusanense chromosome 9, complete sequence contains the following coding sequences:
- a CDS encoding Salicylate 1-monooxygenase (SECRETED:SignalP(1-25~SECRETED:cutsite=GHA-VT~SECRETED:prob=0.1574)~EggNog:ENOG503Q5UQ~COG:C), which yields MIILIVGAGIAGLSLAIALGQAGHAVTLLDAAPSLAEIGAGIQMTPQAIKYLFALGLRDDILRASIAPRQMLIRDGLTGGVLGAVDVAAMEDSYGAPYVVVHRAVLHAILHRHAVRAGADILLDSTVARYDFAEGAVELTSGKTLTADLVVAADGINSTARAQLLGKDADPGSQPTGWAAFRMAAEVAKLQADPLTADIVDLRSGSSNFWIAPDVSVMTYLVKEATMLNLVLSHHDDIDTRNLSLEEHRAIVNDLFKTFEPRVQRMFELSRPSITNYPVYAVPPLPRWTHPSGRFVLLGDAAHAMAFYMSMGVSLAVEDAVALAAALESVDLPQRRTEQRSKPPEAQQQAPPPQQEALQRALGAFETVRKQRVAAVQEASLHGGNSLHVPSGEERDFLYESLSHSHEDGIWPVKEDGVQSPFVKYGSSGDRLGPGGITDRGTRDWCYGYDAVAEVITALKSTKGQN from the exons ATgatcatcctcatcgtcggcgccggcatcgccggcctctccctcgccatcgccctcggccaagccggccacgccgtcaccctcctcgacgccgcgccctcgctcgccgagatcggcgccggcatccagATGACGCCGCAGGCCATCAAGTACCTCTTCGCGCTGGGCCtccgcgacgacatcctGCGCGCGTCCATCGCCCCGCGGCAGATGCTCATCCGCGACGGCCTCaccggcggcgtgctcggcgccgtcgacgtcgccgccatggaggacTCCTACGGGGCGCCTTACGTGGTCGTGCACCGCGCGGTGCTGCACGCcatcctccaccgccacgccgtgcgcgcgggcgccgacatCCTCCTCGACAGCACCGTCGCGCGGTACGACTTCGCCGAGGGGGCCGTGGAGTTGACGAGCGGGAAGACGCTCACCGCAGACTTGGTAGTCGCAGCCGATG GCATCAACtccaccgcgcgcgcgcagctcctcggcaaAGACGCCGAcccgggcagccagcccaccggctgggcggccttccgcatggccgccgaAGTGGCCAAGCTTCAGGCCGACCCCCTGACAgccgacatcgtcgacctGCGCTCCGGCAGCTCCAACTTCTGGATCGCGCCCGACGTCTCCGTCATGACGTACCTGGTCAAGGAGGCGACCATGCTCAACCTCGTGCTCTCGCACCACGACGACATTGACACGAGGAACCTGTCGCTCGAGGAGCACAGagccatcgtcaacgacctGTTCAAGACATTTGAGCCGAG AGTCCAGCGCATGTTCGAGCTCTCGCGCCCCAGCATCACAAACTACCCCGTGTACGCCGTCCCCCCGCTCCCCCGGTGGACCCATCCCTCTGGGCGCttcgtcctgctcggcgacgcggcacACGCCATGGCCTTTTACATGTCCATGGGCgtctccctcgccgtcgaggatgccgtcgctCTAGCCGCAGCCCTCGAGTCAGTTGATCTCCCACAACGGAGAACAGAGCAGCGCAGCAAACCCCCcgaggcccagcagcaggcgccaCCGCCACAACAAGAAGCGCTACAGCGCGCACTCGGTGCCTTTGAGACGGTTCGCAAGCAGAGAGTTGCGGCCGTGCAAGAGGCCAGCCTACACGGCGGCAACTCGCTGCACGTGCCGAGCGGCGAAGAGCGAGACTTTCTGTACGAGTCTCTCAGCCATTCACACGAAGATGGCATCTGGCCAGTCAAGGAGGATGGTGTCCAGAGCCCTTTCGTCAAGTATGGCTCGAGTGGCGACAGGCTTGGCCCGGGGGGCATCACAGACAGAGGTACAAGGGACTGGTGTTACGGTTACGACGCGGTCGCCGAGGTCATCACCGCCCTCAAAAGCACAAAGGGGCAAAACTGA
- a CDS encoding uncharacterized protein (EggNog:ENOG503NWM9~COG:C), protein MSGASESSWAGEAGGKPIIIPVPKDQRAYWEQNVPQQQDALLLHGPGQAYRLHRNHSVPQLVGDNEVLVKAAVIGLNPIDWKAPDYNFGISEFPFMSGRELSGTICCVNAAGSRVLVGDRVIAISTDYRDYRKSAYQLYVVASDYNVVRVPRGVSLDEGASIGVAFVTSALALGICLGVDFSHVLGGPDLFRLVRGVDVAGIPDDVSRETLSSLDEHERAQPGDWLAIWGGSATSANLTIQLAKLAGLRVVVIVDQAKHGSWISQHSSIRPDLLVDSHDNDRAVEVIRASTGGKLHFGIDTRGRESATHLLRALARGPVSDSSDTFVVSPPSTPPRLDPNRLRRGHLVGLTGLPKENIPPSVALHTVPIKLFHEVPAVGRALTSWLEQLLEAGRISAPRIIAVEHGLERVNPALDRMRRGEISGGKLVVRV, encoded by the exons ATGAGTGGCGCATCCGAAAGCAGCTGGGCCGGGGAGGCCGGTGGTAAGCCCATCATCATACCGGTTCCAAAAGACCAGCGCGCATATTGGGAGCAGAACGTTCCCCAACAGCAGGATGCGCTTCTGCTGCACGGCCCCGGGCAAGCATACCGCCTTCACCGGAACCATTCTGTCCCACAACTGGTCGGAGACAACGAAGTCCTGGTGAAGGCAGCCGTCATTGGACTGAACCCGATTGACTGGAAGGCGCC TGATTATAACTTTGGGATCTCCGAGTTCCCGTTCATGTCTGGAAGAGAGCTCTCTGGAACCATATGTTGCGTGAACGCAGCTGGCTCTCGAGTTTTGGTGGGCGATAGA GTCATAGCCATTTCGACCGACTACCGAGACTATCGCAAGAGCGCCTACCAGCTTTATGTCGTAGCGTCGGACTACAACGTTGTTCGAGTCCCGCGGGGCGTCTCACTGGACGAGGGGGCCTCCATCGGCGTCGCGTTTGTCACATCCGCCCTGGCATTGGGTATTTGCCTCGGGGTCGACTTTTCTCACGTGCTGGGAGGACCAGACCTATTCCGGCTCGTCAGGGGTGTCGATGTTGCGGGCatccccgacgacgtcagTCGTGAGACGTTGAGTTCACTTGACGAGCACGAGAGGGCGCAGCCTGGCGACTGGCTCGCAATCTGGGGCG GGTCCGCGACGTCTGCCAACTTGACGATACAGCTGGCAAAGCTTGCAGGGCTGCGTGTGGTTGTCATTGTCGACCAGGCAAAGCACGGCTCCTGGATCAGCCAACACTCGTCCATCCGCCCCGACCTCTTGGTCGACAGCCACGACAACGACCGTGCGGTCGAGGTCATCCGCGCCAGCACGGGTGGCAAGCTGCACTTTGGCATCGACACGCGGGGCAGGGAGTCGGCAACTCACTTGCTTCGCGCTCTTGCACGAGGGCCCGTCTCGGATAGCAGTGATACGTTTGTTgtgtcgccgccatccactcCACCCCGCCTCGATCCGAATCGGTTGCGGCGGGGGCATCTGGTGGGATTGACGGGGCTGCCCAAGGAGAACATCCCGCCGTCCGTTGCACTGCATACTGTTCCGATCAAACTGTTCCACGAGGTGCCCGCGGTGGGCAGGGCGTTGACCTCCTGGCTGGAGCAATTGCTGGAGGCCGGCCGAATCTCTGCGCCCCGCATCATTGCCGTGGAACATGGGTTAGAAAGGGTGAACCCGGCGCTTGACAGGATGAGAAGGGGGGAGATCAGCGGGGGAAAGCTCGTCGTTCGCGTGTGA
- a CDS encoding uncharacterized protein (COG:S~EggNog:ENOG503NXA9), which translates to MAPHSNATATKPVDESPPPAYNVAPNGNEAPDDDVDLAATFVKLSLDNQPKDPDPDMCLAHLKLLHAIQSMKEDVGYTDGLWDIWDSRAENPLEDFFTTQALTPDADEPRPTGEDRAKAALSRIREKRWALFVARAVDRYEAWWRSLPRGHMLTEQDMEQDGNPRYSRFPSNGELLDWREHILPPLDVLMVFHAHMLNPRSFLEDTMRHGMGTTWTAGMPWSLVNGAIDTKFNYNVPDSAKKRWSEITNRAWANQDDAMTKPLPCAFCKHTNSVPWTTCGISEQAKQVATPGLVGNGYGDGNFSHICDNCGLHNYKELLSVTKFVQDSTLLLTRSVPMPGTILDPKMGRPERIPGEPLSLSFSRTFPNRMIRLDLRIKIMELIRPDGDLHPTMETVRGLVESVVGSDSRVRKIDSVSTYRSRYRPRVQSKVSVRRMMSRYWENFSPFALDLSGAVIRQGVFIDKMVKLDWLHAPSARETMQRLIKKYKRFIRIMHLNPSHVAVPTLDVDLAWHTHQLSPIAYYHHTVELSGQFIDHNDKMDESKLSAAFEWTSTKYQEMYNEVYSECTCWYCETLRSAMVSSVGKILGSKDQKIADEFHSSGAAKLCPPDNSAHISAHNAVRSLETADRKRVTSYLRARHQEKLDRNYERAQKRAQKKGRELPPKEEYYNHWGYSYYMYSPFMFPYYYAPGLYYTWDPCYVSAGAGAWGACAAGTCGAGGIGGCGGVGACGSAAGGACGGAGGCGGGNCGGSGGACGGSGGGGGGGCGGGGGGGGC; encoded by the exons ATGGCTCCGCACTCCAACGCTACCGCGACGAAGCCCGTCGATgagagcccgccgccggcataCAACGTTGCTCCGAACGGAAATGAGGcgccggacgacgacgtcgacctcgctgcCACCTTTGTGAAGCTCTCCCTAGACAATCAGCCCAAAGACCCCGACCCCGACATGTGCCTTGCCCACCTGAAACTTCTCCATGCCATCCAGAGCATGAAGGAGGACGTTGGCTACACGGACGGCTTGTGGGATATCTGGGATTCCCGTGCCGAGAACCCACTCGAAGACTTCTTCACGACGCAGGCCTtgacgcccgacgccgacgagcccagACCTACCGGGGAGGACCGTGCCAAGGCCGCTCTCAGCAGGATCCGCGAGAAGCGTTGGGCCCTgttcgtcgcccgcgccgttgACAGATATGAGGCCTGGTGGCGATCCCTCCCCAGGGGACACATGTTGACGGAGCAAGACATGGAACAGGACGGCAACCCGCGCTATAGCAGGTTTCCATCAAATGGGGAGCTGCTTGACTGGAGGGAACACATCCTACCGCCCCTAG ACGTGCTCATGGTCTTCCACGCCCACATGCTCAATCCCCGATCATTTCTCGAGGATACCATGCGTCACGGAATGGGCACCACGTGGACCGCGGGAATGCCGTGGAGCCTTGTCAACGGCGCCATCGACACCAAGTTCAACTACAACGTCCCGGACTCTGCCAAGAAGAGATGGTCGGAAATCACGAACCGTGCGTGGGCGAATCAGGATGACGCCATGACCAAGCCGCTGCCCTGTGCCTTTTGCAAACACACCAACTCTGTGCCATGGACGACGTGTGGTATAAGTGAGCAGGCGAAACAAGTCGC GACTCCGGGCCTTGTTGGAAACGGCTACGGCGATGGCAACTTCAGTCACATCTGCGACAACTGCGGCTTGCATAACTACAAGGAGCTTCTGTCGGTAACCAAGTTTGTTCAAGACTCGACATTGCTTCTCACCCGCTCCGTGCCGATGCCCGGCACCATTCTCGACCCCAAGATGGGCCGTCCAGAGCGTATACCGGGAGAGCCTCTATCTCTCTCCTTTTCGCGCACCTTTCCCAACAGAATGATCAGACTAGATCTGCGGATCAAGATCATGGAGCTCATACGGCCTGATGGCGACTTGCATCCAACCATGGAGACGGTCCGTGGCTTGGTCGAGTCGGTGGTCGGAAGCGACAGCCGCGTGCGCAAGATCGACTCTGTATCCACCTATCGAAGTCGGTACAGGCCGCGCGTTCAATCAAAGGTATCCGTACGCCGGATGATGAGCAGGTACTGGGAGAACTTTTCTCCTTTTGCGCTCGACCTGAGCGGCGCGGTCATCCGCCAAGGCGTCTTTATTGACAAGATGGTCAAGCTTGACTGGCTGCATGCTCCGTCGGCGCGAGAGACTATGCAGCGCCTCATCAAAAAGTACAAGCGATTCATCCGAATCATGCACTTGAATCCGTCGCATGTGGCGGTCCCGACCCTGGACGTGGACCTGGCATGGCACACGCACCAACTCTCACCCATCG CGTATTATCACCACACGGTTGAACTGTCAGGACAGTTCATCGACCACAATGACAAGATGGACGAGAGCAAACTGAGCGCGGCGTTCGAATGGACCAGCACGAAGTACCAGGAGATGTATAATGAAGTATACAGCGAGTGTACCTGCTGGTACTGCGAGA CCCTTCGATCGGCGATGGTGTCGTCGGTAGGCAAGATCCTAGGCTCCAAGGACCAAAAGATAGCCGACGAGTTCCACAGCTCGGGCGCGGCGAAACTCTGCCCGCCCGACAATTCAGCCCACATCTCCGCGCACAACGCCGTGCGTTCCCTCGAGACGGCTGACAGGAAACGGGTCACGAGCTACCTGCGAGCCCGGCAtcaggagaagctcgaccgGAACTACGAGCGGGCCCAGAAGCGAGCCCAGAAGAAGGGACgcgagctgccgcccaagGAGGAGTACTACAACCACTGGGGCTACAGCTATTACA TGTACTCGCCGTTCATGTTCCCGTACTACTACGCCCCCGGGCTGTACTATACGTGGGATCCTTGCTACGTAAGTGCGGGAGCTGGCGCGTGGGGTGCCTGCGCTGCGGGCACCTGTGGAGCGGGCGGCATTGGAGGCTGCGGGGGCGTTGGGGCCTGTGGCAGCGCAGCA GGCggtgcgtgcggcggcgcgggtggctGCGGAGGAGGCAACTGCggcggtagtggtggtgcttgTGGTGGaagtggtggcggcggcggaggaggctgcggcggcggcggcggcggcggcg GCTGCTGA
- a CDS encoding uncharacterized protein (COG:E~EggNog:ENOG503NVPB): protein MSQVIKSMCFASELHNIRTETIQPWGLPERSYYDLTPEDDIVEFHNVHLPSEDATERVNDPIVAIIGVGYVGEQLVDNFSSAYEVLGYDVSEARISKLKQVFQGNNRVRFTRNPGDLAAATHFLISVPTLLLPDKTVDSSFIRRALVVIANYASRGSVVVIESSVAVGMTRQLLGPMAKEHGYFAGMSPERVDPGRAEPHSSAIPKIISGLDDLVPGSLDMITKLYSQVFRRVVPVSSPEVAEMTKLYENCQRMICIAYANEMADACRLHDIDPFEVCRAAATKPFGYMPITPGLGVGGHCIPVNPYYLLANNHFPLLETASETMRTRPAAIAERLINKLDTGLGKKRLRPNVLVVGIGFKPGQSHLANSPGLTLSQALVLTERVEVSWLDPLVAQEAVPQIMRLHPNEWTPEVVEEAFDMVVVAFRQHGVDFAVLDKIQGVQIEWWCPQEG from the coding sequence ATGTCGCAGGTTATCAAGTCCATGTGCTTTGCTAGTGAGCTGCACAACATTCGGACAGAGACTATACAACCATGGGGACTTCCCGAGCGTTCCTACTACGATCTCACCCCCGAAGATGATATCGTCGAGTTTCACAACGTTCACCTTCCCTCGGAAGATGCTACCGAGAGGGTCAATGATCCTATCGTCGCCATCATTGGCGTCGGCTATGTTGGAGAGCAACTTGTCGACAACTTCTCATCGGCCTACGAGGTACTCGGTTACGACGTTTCAGAAGCCAGGATAAGCAAGCTCAAGCAGGTGTTTCAAGGCAACAATCGCGTCCGATTTACCCGAAATCCGGGAGAcctggcagcagccacacaCTTTCTCATATCTGTCCCGACTTTGCTGCTTCCAGACAAGACGGTCGACTCATCATTCATCCGGAGGGCTTTGGTTGTCATTGCCAACTATGCGAGCAGGGGCTCGGTGGTTGTCATTGAAagctccgtcgccgttggcatGACACGACAGCTATTGGGCCCAATGGCAAAAGAGCATGGGTACTTTGCTGGAATGTCTCCGGAGCGCGTCGATCCCGGGCGTGCAGAACCCCATTCGAGCGCTATTCCAAAGATCATATCCGGGCTTGACGACCTTGTTCCCGGTTCTCTCGACATGATCACGAAGCTCTACTCCCAAGTATTTCGACGAGTGGTCCCCGTTTCCAGCCCCGAGGTTGCCGAAATGACAAAACTCTACGAGAACTGCCAACGAATGATCTGCATCGCTTACGCCAACGAAATGGCGGACGCTTGTCGACTGCATGACATAGACCCGTTTGAAGTAtgtcgggcggcagcgacaaaGCCATTCGGGTACATGCCAATCACGCCGGGCTTGGGCGTAGGAGGCCACTGTATTCCTGTCAATCCCTACTACCTACTCGCCAACAACCATTTTCCTCTCCTCGAAACAGCGTCCGAAACCATGAGAACACGTCCGGCCGCGATTGCGGAGCGATTGATCAATAAATTGGATACTGGTCTTGGGAAGAAGAGGCTGCGCCCAAACGTCTTGGTGGTCGGCATCGGCTTCAAGCCGGGCCAGTCCCACCTGGCCAACTCTCCAGGACTTACCCTCTCCCAGGCTCTAGTTCTGACAGAGAGGGTGGAGGTGAGCTGGCTAGACCCTCTGGTCGCCCAGGAGGCCGTACCGCAGATCATGCGTCTACATCCCAACGAATGGACTCCCGAAGTAGTGGAGGAAGCCTTCGACATGGTCGTTGTTGCTTTCCGGCAACATGGGGTCGACTTTGCTGTCTTGGACAAGATTCAAGGTGTACAGATTGAATGGTGGTGTCCACAGGAGGGCTAG
- a CDS encoding uncharacterized protein (COG:O~MEROPS:MER0014006~SECRETED:SignalP(1-22~SECRETED:cutsite=AAG-SV~SECRETED:prob=0.4959)~EggNog:ENOG503NV31), translated as MQPMSSFGSFLVGVLTASLAAGSVIPTVQPAQQGSFEIKRSVNENFAGRNGPLALARAYNKYGIPVSEALLKAIETTHAAHNGQNTRRSSGSVTAIPDKDDLEYLVPVQVGTPAQTLKLDFDTGSSDLWVFSTETDGGSSKNHNLYSPSKSSTAKKLRGATWEITYADMSSCSGDVYTDTVTVGGLTVKTQAVESAQRVSQQFATGANDGLLGLAFSSINTVKPTQQKTWFDNIARGLDSPLFVADLRHDTPGSYIFGAVPSAASKVLYAPVDNSEGFWQFSTSSDTGGGQQFSAIADTGTTLLLAGDDLVQAYYQNVPGATNDQEEGGYIFDCSTKLPDFTFTVGGGKITVPGALINYAKATGNKCFGGIQSSGGNPFAIFGDIALKAAYVVFDGGKTRLGWAQK; from the coding sequence ATGCAGCCCATGTCGTCTTTTGGCAGCTTTCTTGTCGGCgtcttgacggcctcgttggcggcgggcagcgtcaTTCCCACCGTCCAGCCGGCTCAGCAGGGCTCGTTTGAGATTAAACGCTCCGTCAATGAGAACTTTGCCGGCCGGAACGGACCGCTAGCCCTGGCGCGGGCCTACAACAAATACGGCATCCCCGTGTCAGAGGCTCTGCTCAAGGCCATTGAGACGACCCATGCTGCGCACAACGGCCAGAACACCAGGCGCAGCTCCGGCAGCGTGACCGCCATCCCGGACAAGGACGACCTCGAGTACCTCGTGCCCGTGCAGGTCGGCacgccggcgcagacgctcAAGCTCGACTTTGACACGGGCAGCTCGGACCTGTGGGTGTTTTCCACCGAGACCGACGGCGGCTCGTCCAAGAACCACAACCTGTACAGCCCGAGCAAGAGCAGcacggccaagaagctcCGCGGCGCCACCTGGGAGATCACCTACGCGGACATGTCATCCTGCTCCGGAGACGTCTACACGGACACGGTCACGGTCGGGGGCCTGACGGTGAAGACGCAGGCGGTCGAGTCCGCGCAAAGGGTCTCTCAGCAGTTTGCGacgggcgccaacgacggccTCCTCGGTCTCGCCTTTAGCTCCATCAACACGGTGAAGCCGACGCAGCAAAAGACGTGGTTCGACAACATCGCCCGCGGGCTCGACAGCCCTTTGTTCGTGGCCGATCTTCGACACGACACGCCCGGCAGCTACATCTTCggcgccgtcccgtccgcgGCCAGCAAGGTCCTCTACGCCCCCGTGGACAACAGCGAGGGGTTCTGGCAAttcagcaccagcagcgacactggcggcggccagcagtTCTCTGCCATCGCCGACACCGGCACCACGCTcctgctggccggcgacgacctcgtccaggCGTACTATCAGAACGTCCCCGGCGCCACCAACGACCAGGAGGAGGGCGGATACATCTTCGACTGCAGCACCAAGTTGCCCGACTTTACCTTcacggtgggcggcggcaagatcaCGGTCCCCGGCGCGCTCATCAATTACGCCAAGGCGACCGGTAACAAGTGTTTTGGCGGCATTCAGTCTTCGGGCGGGAACCCGTTTGCCATCTTTGGCGACATTGCGCTCAAGGCCGCGTACGTTGTCTTTGACGGCGGCAAGACCCGGCTTGGATGGGCGCAGAAATAG
- the FPR1 gene encoding Peptidylprolyl isomerase (COG:O~EggNog:ENOG503P4BA): MGVSKTTIKAGSGDQPVNGNTVTIEYTGWLKDPSKPDSKGDQFDSSVGRGDFIVKIGVGQVIKGWDEGVTQMKVGEKATLDITADYGYGARGFPGAIPPNSDLIFDVELKNVRR; the protein is encoded by the exons ATGGGTGTCAGCAAGACTACCATTaaggccggcagcggcgaccaGCCCGTCAATGGCAACACTGTCACCATTGAGTACACTGGCTGGCTCAAGGACCCTTCCAAGCCCGACTCCAAAGGAGATCA GTTCGATTCgtccgtcggccgcggcgacttCATCGTTAAGATTGGTGTTGGCCAGGTCATCAAGG GCTGGGATGAGGGCGTCACGCAAATGAAGGTGGGCGAAAAGGCCACGCTCGACATCACCGCCGACTATGGCTACGGCGCCCG AGGATTCCCTGGAGCGATCCCTCCCAACTCCGATCTGATCTT TGATGTCGAGCTCAAGAACGTCAGGCGCTAG
- a CDS encoding uncharacterized protein (EggNog:ENOG503P73D): MSSSHLTASNQADDLQSINNTTLGTNAKSFPVVTLPNGERLPTGTVGALLVNIRAFDAGDEGTRAALEPAIRAAVPVLAKVGMFDLFTPDEWINNGGPGRALVGQVARARC, from the coding sequence ATGAGTAGCAGTCACCTTACCGCATCGAACCAGGCCGACGACTTACAATccatcaacaacaccaccCTCGGGACAAACGCAAAGTCTTTTCCAGTCGTCACCCTCCCAAATGGCGAGAGGCTGCCTACGGGCACGGTGGGCGCCCTGCTCGTCAACATCAGAGCGTTCGAtgctggcgacgaggggaCCCGAGCGGCCCTGGAGCCGGCCATCCGAGCGGCGGTTCCTGTCCTTGCAAAAGTCGGCATGTTTGACCTCTTCACGCCCGACGAATGGATCAACAATGGCGGGCCGGGCAGGGCGTTGGTGGGCCAGGTGGCAAGGGCACGATGTTAG
- a CDS encoding uncharacterized protein (EggNog:ENOG503P3NH~COG:T), translating to MSSCSDSEGDYDLRFLLPQDVGDTEDAEGYRLGGFHPVHLNDRYDDGRYRIVHKLGADVTVGNLVLTLSDIDCYGEDDIYRLFGRPVTGVLETQSGVKPGPEAPRYIVGNIDFLSSPETIIKPDLKLVDFDQCFPVSSPPQKMMGTPIEFLAPEVAVGQAASPASDVWALGCCRLRLRSGRGPFSSPFDVVTPCDLMRYVIHTLGEAMPPQWQQTVLWDRRGQPTRDASKGTPHDQWWAGEARSLRSIVYNIWDEPKDRVVQTGISRPERTWWEHEHQPFPPHLSDMVWNPKAVKIDNIYVYSYSGDWDELLEALPKISEQEAILLNDLLAKIFVYDPADRLTAEQMLDHPWFQFVGQDQAT from the exons ATGTCCTCCTGTTCAGACTCTGAAGGAGACTATGACTTAcgcttcctcctccctcaGGATGTCGGGGATACCGAAGACGCCGAGGGATACCGCCTCGGAGGGTTCCATCCTGTTCACCTCAATGACAGGTACGATGACGGACGCTACAGAATTGTGCACaagctcggcgccg ATGTAACCGTGGGAAATCTTGTCCTCACCCTTTCGGATATTGACTGTTACGGCGAAGATGACATTTACCGACTATTCGGCCGGCCCGTGACGGGAGTTCTAGAGACCCAATCTGGCGTGAAGCCTGGTCCTGAGGCACCGCGGTATATAGTAGGGAACATCGACTTTTTATCCTCTCCAGAGACCATCATCAAGCCCGACCTCAAACTGGTTGATTTCGACCAATGCTTTCCGGTTTCATCTCCTCCACAGAAGATGATGGGCACCCCTATCGAATTCCTGGCCCCTGAAGTTGCCGTCGgacaggcagccagccctgcgAGCGACGTCTGGGCCCTCGGATGCTGCAGACTTCGACTTAGGTCCGGGCGGGGCCCATTCTCGAGCCCTTTCGACGTCGTTACTCCATGCGATCTGATGCGCTACGTCATCCATACTCTGGGAGAGGCTATGCCACCCCAGTGGCAGCAAACTGTCTTGTGGGACCGTCGGGGTCAGCCGACAAGAGATGCCAGCAAAGGAACGCCGCATGACCAGTGGTGGGCAGGCGAAGCCCGATCGTTGCGAAGTATTGTCTACAATATATGGGACGAGCCGAAGGACCGTGTTGTCCAGACCGGCATCTCGAGGCCCGAGAGGACATGGTGGGAGCATGAGCACCAACCCTTTCCTCCACACCTTTCAGATATGGTGTGGAACCCCAAGGCCGTCAAGATAGACAATATCTATGTATACAGCTACAGTGGAGATTGGGATGAGTTACTAGAGGCACTGCCAAAGATATCGGAACAGGAGGCAATTCTGCTCAATGATCTATTGGCCAAGATCTTCGTCTACGACCCGGCGGACCGTCTCACAGCAGAGCAGATGCTTGATCACCCCTGGTTTCAGTTTGTTGGGCAGGATCAGGCGACCTAG